A window of the Salvelinus sp. IW2-2015 linkage group LG3, ASM291031v2, whole genome shotgun sequence genome harbors these coding sequences:
- the gnptab gene encoding N-acetylglucosamine-1-phosphotransferase subunits alpha/beta isoform X2 yields MVIINSVLKLLQRQTYTCLSHRYGLYLCFGGIVLMMVSAFQFGEVVVEWSRDQYHVLFDSYRDNVAGKSFQTRLCQPMPIDVVYTWVNGTDTDLMKQLRGVREQLKEEQRTLRERLGKNASDPTELPKDSVKPECLLSHCIIAPMLALDPALPANVTLKELPSLSPSFSAAKLLLQVAKPLHPSTTVSVVIFHSQADADKAYTDAPREALKRSVSRCYLTTDKEAPGLVRMQSLAYLSGFPASFKETEQLRVKLPSVVTGKIKQFQLYTEASIALLHLNSPQDFTDLTQQAKKNLTLDGKELTISAAYLFWDLTAITQSKQDEDVSASRFEDNEELRYSLRSVERHAPWVRHIFIVTNGQIPSWLNLDNPRVTVVTHQDVFQNHTHLPTFSSPAIETHIHRIPXLSQKFIYLNDDVMFGKDVWPDDFFSHSNGQKVYLTWPVPNCAEGCPGSWIKDGYCDKACNNSACDWDGGDCLGAGGSRFGTGVGGVGNQPWQFAGGLGGIGGVSSCNQGCANSWLADKFCDQACNVLSCGFDVGDCGQDHFNQLYSVTLLKNRTLYTLPVGVTRPYFSFAGVARRVTEAQVSDNPAVRHTSVANKWKTVHLLLHSGHNASLXHYNLTVRGDDDKEFFLTFSVAVDTRQLPQPNVSVSDPLHKDGSKEAKPTTATAEPEVPFEDVPLEKQGPRVLKMPPGENEVIVEVPALNVSLLPAALQSELQRLQGKLLVGDITMKGYNLTKAILLGPYKALANRGPRLTPADQIKPQDNPFKNLVGHVVRREADAPQLVKANSVAQHSPERNGAEKTKEPEGTEAPEEVPKSSIVGEKQKAQKTPATPIPVLVDGEFPKAAKAQDTTPTEKPPPSSKLLSTLVGSMSKAKGSEGQSQQAGAEKGPKEGAEGSRGVPVGRKLQHYTSSDRGFLPWERRNYFQDLLEEEERLEGELAYQADSAAAGRKLQDTFADSLRYVNKLLNGQFGFTSRKVPAHMPHMIDRLIMQELQDIFPQAFDLTSSHHVRHPEDMQFSFSYFYFLMSALQPLNVSQVFDEIDTDHSGVLSDREIRTLATRIHELPLNLQDLTGLEQLLINCSKTLPTNLTQLHIVSPTQEAYYEASMPPVTKGLVVHCKAVTERIHKAFKDQNKYKFEIMGEEEIAFKMVRTNVSHVVGQLDDIRKNPRKFICLNDNIDHSHKDAGTVKAVLRDFYESMFPLTSQFELPREYRNRFLHMGELQEC; encoded by the exons ATGGTGATAATCAATTCAGTACTGAAACTCTTGCAGAGACAGACCTACACCTGTCTGTCCCATCGCTATGGACTGTACCTCTGCTTTGGAGGGATAGTCCTCATGATGGTCTCTGCCTTCCAGTTTGGAGAA GTGGTAGTAGAGTGGAGTAGGGATCAGTACCATGTACTGTTTGACTCGTATAGAGACAATGTAGCTGGGAAATCATTCCAGACTCG GCTGTGCCAGCCCATGCCCATAGATGTGGTGTACACCTGGGTGAATGGCACGGACACCGACCTGATGAAGCAGTTACGTGGTGTGAGAGAGCAGCTGAAGGAAGAGCAGAGAACACTGAG GGAACGGCTGGGGAAGAATGCAAGTGATCCGACTGAATTGCCGAAGGACAG TGTGAAGCCAGAATGTCTGCTGTCCCATTGTATCATAGCGCCCATGCTAGCCCTGGACCCGGCTYTGCCAGCCAACGTCACTCTGAAGGAGCTGCCATCGCTCTCGCCCTCCTTCTCCGCCGCCAAGCTGCTGCTGCAAGTGGCCaagcccctccacccctccaccacaGTGTCTGTGGTCATCTTTCACTCTCAGGCTGATG cGGACAAGGCCTACACAGACGCACCCCGTGAGGCTCTGAAGCGCTCTGTCTCTAGATGTTACCTG ACCACAGATAAGGAAGCACCAGGTCTGGTCCGCATGCAGAGCCTGGCCTACCTCAGTGGCTTCCCAGCATCCTTCAAGGAGACAGAGCAGCTCAGAGTCAAACTGCCATCTGTTGTCACTGGCAAGATCAAACAG ttCCAGCTGTATACGGAGGCCAGTATCGCCCTGCTCCATCTGAACAGCCCTCAGGACTTTACTGACCTGACCCAGCAGGCCAAAAAGAACCTGACCCTGGACGGGAAAGAGCTGACCATCAGCGCTGCTTATCTTTTCTGGGACCTGACAGCCATCACACAG TCCAAGCAGGACGAGGACGTCTCGGCCAGTCGCTTCGAGGACAACGAGGAGCTACGCTATTCGTTGCGCTCGGTGGAGAGACACGCCCCCTGGGTGCGGCACATCTTCATCGTGACCAATGGGCAGATCCCCTCCTGGCTGAACCTGGACAACCCCCGCGTCACCGTGGTAACACACCAG GATGTCTTCCAGAACCACACCCACCTGCCCACCTTCAGTTCCCCTGCCATTGAGACCCACATCCACCGAATCCCAGRCCTGTCTCAGAAGTTCATCTACCTCAATGATGATGTCATGTTCGGGAAGGACGTGTGGCCTGATGACTTCTTCAGTCACTCCAATGGACAGAAG GTGTACCTCACCTGGCCGGTCCCTAACTGTGCTGAAGGTTGTCCAGGCTCCTGGATCAAAGATGGCTACTGTGACAAGGCCTGCAACAACTCCGCCTGTGACTGGGATGGTGGCGACTGCCTGG GAGCTGGGGGCAGCCGGTTTGGGACCGGTGTGGGTGGAGTGGGTAATCAGCCCTGGCAGTTTGCAGGAGGTCTAGGTGGCATCGGGGGCGTGTCCAGCTGTAACCAAGGCTGTGCCAACTCCTGGCTGGCAGACAAGTTCTGCGACCAGGCCTGCAACGTGCTCTCCTGTGGCTTCGACGTGGGCGACTGTGGACAAG atcaCTTTAACCAGCTCTACAGCGTCACTCTGCTGAAGAACAGGACCTTGTACACCCTGCCGGTGGGTGTGACCAGGCCATACTTCAGCTTTGCAGGCGTGGCTCGCCGGGTGACCGAGGCCCAGGTCAGCGACAACCCGGCCGTGCGCCATACTTCGGTGGCCAACAAGTGGAAGACGGTCCACCTGCTCCTCCACTCGGGCCACAATGCCTCRCTGRTCCACTACAACCTCACTGTCCGAGGGGATGACGACAAGGAGTTCTTCCTGACCTTCAGCGTGGCTGTGGACACCCGCCAGCTCCCCCAGCCCAACGTGTCCGTGTCCGACCCACTCCACAAAGATGGATCCAAAGAGGCCAAGCCCACCACCGCCACCGCAGAGCCTGAGGTCCCTTTCGAGGATGTCCCTCTGGAGAAACAAGGTCCCCGAGTCCTGAAGATGCCACCTGGGGAAAATGAGGTGATCGTGGAGGTGCCTGCGCTGAACGTGTCCCTGCTACCGGCGGCCTTGCAGAGTGAGCTTCAGAGGCTGCAAGGAAAGCTCCTGGTGGGTGACATCACTATGAAAGGTTATAACCTCACCAAGGCTATACTGCTGGGGCCGTACAAGGCTCTGGCCAATCGGGGCCCCAGGTTAACACCAGCTGACCAGATCAAACCCCAGGACAACCCTTTTAAAAACCTAGTAGGACATGtggtgaggagagaggcagaCGCACCACAGCTAGTGAAGGCTAACTCAGTAGCACAACACAGTCCAGAAAGAAACGGAGCAGAGAAGACCAAAGAGCCAGAGGGAACCGAGGCACCAGAGGAGGTGCCCAAGTCGAGCATCGTTGGTGAGAAACAGAAAGCACAAAAGACTCCAGCAACCCCCATCCCAGTTCTAGTGGATGGTGAGTTTCCGAAAGCCGCTAAAGCCCAGGACACCACCCCCACAGAGAAACCTCCACCGTCCTCCAAGCTGCTGAGCACCCTGGTGGGCAGCATGTCCAAAGCCAAGGGCTCAGAGGGTCAATCGCAGCAGGCAGGGGCCGAGAAGGGGCCGAAGGAAGGAGCAGAGGGCTCCCGGGGGGTTCCTGTGGGCAGGAAGCTGCAGCACTACACCTCCTCAGACAGAGGCTTCCTGCCCTGGGAGAGACGGAATTACTTCCAGGACCTGCTGGAG GAGGAGGAGCGTCTGGAGGGAGAGCTGGCGTACCAGGCAGACAGCGCCGCCGCTGGCCGGAAGCTGCAGGACACCTTCGCCGACTCCCTCCGCTACGTCAACAAGCTACTCAACGGCCAGTTTGGCTTCACCTCCCGCAAGGTCCCTGCCCACATGCCCCACATGATCGACAGGCTCATCATGCAGGAGCTCCAGGACAT ATTCCCACAGGCGTTTGACCTGACGTCGTCCCACCACGTGCGTCACCCAGAGGACATGCAGTTTTCATTCTCCTACTTCTACTTCCTGATGTCGGCCCTGCAGCCGCTCAACGTCTCGCAGGTGTTCGACGAGATCGACACGGACCACTCCGGCGTTCTCTCTGACCGCGAGATCCGAACGCTGGCCACTCGCATCCATGAGCTCCCCCTCAACCTACAG GATCTGACAGGTCTGGAGCAGCTGCTGATCAACTGTTCTAAGACGCTGCCAACCAACCTGACCCAGCTACATATCGTTAGCCCTACACAGGAGGCATACTACGAAGCCAGCATG CCTCCCGTCACTAAAGGTCTGGTGGTCCACTGTAAAGCCGTCACAGAGCGCATCCATAAGGCCTTCAAAGACCAGAACAAGTACAA GTTTGAGATAATGGGCGAGGAGGAGATAGCCTTTAAGATGGTGCGGACCAACGTGTCCCATGTGGTGGGCCAGCTGGATGACATCAGGAAGAACCCCAG GAAGTTCATATGTCTAAACGACAACATTGACCACAGCCATAAAGACGCAGGGACTGTTAAGGCGGTACTGAGGGACTTCTATGAGTCCATGTTCCCCCTGACTTCCCAGTTCGAGCTGCCCAGAGAATACCGCAACCGCTTCCTCCACATGGGAGAGCTCCAGGAATG CTGA
- the gnptab gene encoding N-acetylglucosamine-1-phosphotransferase subunits alpha/beta isoform X1: MVIINSVLKLLQRQTYTCLSHRYGLYLCFGGIVLMMVSAFQFGEVVVEWSRDQYHVLFDSYRDNVAGKSFQTRLCQPMPIDVVYTWVNGTDTDLMKQLRGVREQLKEEQRTLRERLGKNASDPTELPKDSVKPECLLSHCIIAPMLALDPALPANVTLKELPSLSPSFSAAKLLLQVAKPLHPSTTVSVVIFHSQADADKAYTDAPREALKRSVSRCYLTTDKEAPGLVRMQSLAYLSGFPASFKETEQLRVKLPSVVTGKIKQFQLYTEASIALLHLNSPQDFTDLTQQAKKNLTLDGKELTISAAYLFWDLTAITQSKQDEDVSASRFEDNEELRYSLRSVERHAPWVRHIFIVTNGQIPSWLNLDNPRVTVVTHQDVFQNHTHLPTFSSPAIETHIHRIPXLSQKFIYLNDDVMFGKDVWPDDFFSHSNGQKVYLTWPVPNCAEGCPGSWIKDGYCDKACNNSACDWDGGDCLGAGGSRFGTGVGGVGNQPWQFAGGLGGIGGVSSCNQGCANSWLADKFCDQACNVLSCGFDVGDCGQDHFNQLYSVTLLKNRTLYTLPVGVTRPYFSFAGVARRVTEAQVSDNPAVRHTSVANKWKTVHLLLHSGHNASLXHYNLTVRGDDDKEFFLTFSVAVDTRQLPQPNVSVSDPLHKDGSKEAKPTTATAEPEVPFEDVPLEKQGPRVLKMPPGENEVIVEVPALNVSLLPAALQSELQRLQGKLLVGDITMKGYNLTKAILLGPYKALANRGPRLTPADQIKPQDNPFKNLVGHVVRREADAPQLVKANSVAQHSPERNGAEKTKEPEGTEAPEEVPKSSIVGEKQKAQKTPATPIPVLVDGEFPKAAKAQDTTPTEKPPPSSKLLSTLVGSMSKAKGSEGQSQQAGAEKGPKEGAEGSRGVPVGRKLQHYTSSDRGFLPWERRNYFQDLLEEEERLEGELAYQADSAAAGRKLQDTFADSLRYVNKLLNGQFGFTSRKVPAHMPHMIDRLIMQELQDIFPQAFDLTSSHHVRHPEDMQFSFSYFYFLMSALQPLNVSQVFDEIDTDHSGVLSDREIRTLATRIHELPLNLQDLTGLEQLLINCSKTLPTNLTQLHIVSPTQEAYYEASMPPVTKGLVVHCKAVTERIHKAFKDQNKYKFEIMGEEEIAFKMVRTNVSHVVGQLDDIRKNPRKFICLNDNIDHSHKDAGTVKAVLRDFYESMFPLTSQFELPREYRNRFLHMGELQEWRVYRDKLKFWTHCVLVTLVIFTVVSFFAEQLILLKRKLFPRRRVSNDVNPERV; this comes from the exons ATGGTGATAATCAATTCAGTACTGAAACTCTTGCAGAGACAGACCTACACCTGTCTGTCCCATCGCTATGGACTGTACCTCTGCTTTGGAGGGATAGTCCTCATGATGGTCTCTGCCTTCCAGTTTGGAGAA GTGGTAGTAGAGTGGAGTAGGGATCAGTACCATGTACTGTTTGACTCGTATAGAGACAATGTAGCTGGGAAATCATTCCAGACTCG GCTGTGCCAGCCCATGCCCATAGATGTGGTGTACACCTGGGTGAATGGCACGGACACCGACCTGATGAAGCAGTTACGTGGTGTGAGAGAGCAGCTGAAGGAAGAGCAGAGAACACTGAG GGAACGGCTGGGGAAGAATGCAAGTGATCCGACTGAATTGCCGAAGGACAG TGTGAAGCCAGAATGTCTGCTGTCCCATTGTATCATAGCGCCCATGCTAGCCCTGGACCCGGCTYTGCCAGCCAACGTCACTCTGAAGGAGCTGCCATCGCTCTCGCCCTCCTTCTCCGCCGCCAAGCTGCTGCTGCAAGTGGCCaagcccctccacccctccaccacaGTGTCTGTGGTCATCTTTCACTCTCAGGCTGATG cGGACAAGGCCTACACAGACGCACCCCGTGAGGCTCTGAAGCGCTCTGTCTCTAGATGTTACCTG ACCACAGATAAGGAAGCACCAGGTCTGGTCCGCATGCAGAGCCTGGCCTACCTCAGTGGCTTCCCAGCATCCTTCAAGGAGACAGAGCAGCTCAGAGTCAAACTGCCATCTGTTGTCACTGGCAAGATCAAACAG ttCCAGCTGTATACGGAGGCCAGTATCGCCCTGCTCCATCTGAACAGCCCTCAGGACTTTACTGACCTGACCCAGCAGGCCAAAAAGAACCTGACCCTGGACGGGAAAGAGCTGACCATCAGCGCTGCTTATCTTTTCTGGGACCTGACAGCCATCACACAG TCCAAGCAGGACGAGGACGTCTCGGCCAGTCGCTTCGAGGACAACGAGGAGCTACGCTATTCGTTGCGCTCGGTGGAGAGACACGCCCCCTGGGTGCGGCACATCTTCATCGTGACCAATGGGCAGATCCCCTCCTGGCTGAACCTGGACAACCCCCGCGTCACCGTGGTAACACACCAG GATGTCTTCCAGAACCACACCCACCTGCCCACCTTCAGTTCCCCTGCCATTGAGACCCACATCCACCGAATCCCAGRCCTGTCTCAGAAGTTCATCTACCTCAATGATGATGTCATGTTCGGGAAGGACGTGTGGCCTGATGACTTCTTCAGTCACTCCAATGGACAGAAG GTGTACCTCACCTGGCCGGTCCCTAACTGTGCTGAAGGTTGTCCAGGCTCCTGGATCAAAGATGGCTACTGTGACAAGGCCTGCAACAACTCCGCCTGTGACTGGGATGGTGGCGACTGCCTGG GAGCTGGGGGCAGCCGGTTTGGGACCGGTGTGGGTGGAGTGGGTAATCAGCCCTGGCAGTTTGCAGGAGGTCTAGGTGGCATCGGGGGCGTGTCCAGCTGTAACCAAGGCTGTGCCAACTCCTGGCTGGCAGACAAGTTCTGCGACCAGGCCTGCAACGTGCTCTCCTGTGGCTTCGACGTGGGCGACTGTGGACAAG atcaCTTTAACCAGCTCTACAGCGTCACTCTGCTGAAGAACAGGACCTTGTACACCCTGCCGGTGGGTGTGACCAGGCCATACTTCAGCTTTGCAGGCGTGGCTCGCCGGGTGACCGAGGCCCAGGTCAGCGACAACCCGGCCGTGCGCCATACTTCGGTGGCCAACAAGTGGAAGACGGTCCACCTGCTCCTCCACTCGGGCCACAATGCCTCRCTGRTCCACTACAACCTCACTGTCCGAGGGGATGACGACAAGGAGTTCTTCCTGACCTTCAGCGTGGCTGTGGACACCCGCCAGCTCCCCCAGCCCAACGTGTCCGTGTCCGACCCACTCCACAAAGATGGATCCAAAGAGGCCAAGCCCACCACCGCCACCGCAGAGCCTGAGGTCCCTTTCGAGGATGTCCCTCTGGAGAAACAAGGTCCCCGAGTCCTGAAGATGCCACCTGGGGAAAATGAGGTGATCGTGGAGGTGCCTGCGCTGAACGTGTCCCTGCTACCGGCGGCCTTGCAGAGTGAGCTTCAGAGGCTGCAAGGAAAGCTCCTGGTGGGTGACATCACTATGAAAGGTTATAACCTCACCAAGGCTATACTGCTGGGGCCGTACAAGGCTCTGGCCAATCGGGGCCCCAGGTTAACACCAGCTGACCAGATCAAACCCCAGGACAACCCTTTTAAAAACCTAGTAGGACATGtggtgaggagagaggcagaCGCACCACAGCTAGTGAAGGCTAACTCAGTAGCACAACACAGTCCAGAAAGAAACGGAGCAGAGAAGACCAAAGAGCCAGAGGGAACCGAGGCACCAGAGGAGGTGCCCAAGTCGAGCATCGTTGGTGAGAAACAGAAAGCACAAAAGACTCCAGCAACCCCCATCCCAGTTCTAGTGGATGGTGAGTTTCCGAAAGCCGCTAAAGCCCAGGACACCACCCCCACAGAGAAACCTCCACCGTCCTCCAAGCTGCTGAGCACCCTGGTGGGCAGCATGTCCAAAGCCAAGGGCTCAGAGGGTCAATCGCAGCAGGCAGGGGCCGAGAAGGGGCCGAAGGAAGGAGCAGAGGGCTCCCGGGGGGTTCCTGTGGGCAGGAAGCTGCAGCACTACACCTCCTCAGACAGAGGCTTCCTGCCCTGGGAGAGACGGAATTACTTCCAGGACCTGCTGGAG GAGGAGGAGCGTCTGGAGGGAGAGCTGGCGTACCAGGCAGACAGCGCCGCCGCTGGCCGGAAGCTGCAGGACACCTTCGCCGACTCCCTCCGCTACGTCAACAAGCTACTCAACGGCCAGTTTGGCTTCACCTCCCGCAAGGTCCCTGCCCACATGCCCCACATGATCGACAGGCTCATCATGCAGGAGCTCCAGGACAT ATTCCCACAGGCGTTTGACCTGACGTCGTCCCACCACGTGCGTCACCCAGAGGACATGCAGTTTTCATTCTCCTACTTCTACTTCCTGATGTCGGCCCTGCAGCCGCTCAACGTCTCGCAGGTGTTCGACGAGATCGACACGGACCACTCCGGCGTTCTCTCTGACCGCGAGATCCGAACGCTGGCCACTCGCATCCATGAGCTCCCCCTCAACCTACAG GATCTGACAGGTCTGGAGCAGCTGCTGATCAACTGTTCTAAGACGCTGCCAACCAACCTGACCCAGCTACATATCGTTAGCCCTACACAGGAGGCATACTACGAAGCCAGCATG CCTCCCGTCACTAAAGGTCTGGTGGTCCACTGTAAAGCCGTCACAGAGCGCATCCATAAGGCCTTCAAAGACCAGAACAAGTACAA GTTTGAGATAATGGGCGAGGAGGAGATAGCCTTTAAGATGGTGCGGACCAACGTGTCCCATGTGGTGGGCCAGCTGGATGACATCAGGAAGAACCCCAG GAAGTTCATATGTCTAAACGACAACATTGACCACAGCCATAAAGACGCAGGGACTGTTAAGGCGGTACTGAGGGACTTCTATGAGTCCATGTTCCCCCTGACTTCCCAGTTCGAGCTGCCCAGAGAATACCGCAACCGCTTCCTCCACATGGGAGAGCTCCAGGAATG GCGAGTATATCGGGACAAGCTGAAGTTCTGGACCCACTGTGTATTGGTGACTCTGGTGATCTTTACTGTCGTCTCCTTCTTTGCAGAGCAG CTGATTCTACTGAAGCGCAAGTTGTTTCCCAGACGCAGGGTCAGCAACGATGTCAACCCAGAGCGCGTTTGA
- the dram1 gene encoding DNA damage-regulated autophagy modulator protein 1 produces the protein MFWFMEGICFLPTFLVIWSSSTFIVSYLIALFEHDVDVIFPYISDTGAEPPESCVFGLMTVITAFASTATMYARYKFVEKLNETAGGVPPVLNQAAFWIGTLSCLGMCFVATFQETTITAVHDAGALLFFVSGVLYTILQSIISYKAFPYGCSLALCRMRTGIATIAFLAVFPTVVCAVFVTQTTMHRETKDEDYVFHLVSAVSEWIVAFSFIFFFFTYIHDFKKFTLKLRTEFVDYS, from the exons ATGTTTTGGTTCATGGAGGGAATATGCTTTTTACCAACTTTTTTGGTAATCTGGTCATCTAGCACGTTTATTGTTTCCTACCTAATTGCATTGTTCGAGCATGATGTGGATGTTATCTTCCCGTATATAAG TGACACTGGGGCTGAACCCCCAGAGAGCTGTGTCTTTGGCTTGATGACGGTCATCACTGCATTTGCAA GTACGGCCACCATGTATGCCAGATACAAGTTTGTGGAGAAGCTCAATGAGACAGCAGGTGGTGTGCCCCCAGTGTTGAACCAGGCTGCTTTCTGGATTGGAACGCTCTCTTGTTTGGGGATGTGTTTTGTCGCTACTTTCCAG GAGACAACGATTACGGCAGTTCATGATGCAGGTGCATTACTCTTCTTTGTTTCTGGTGTTCTGTACACCATCCTCCAGTCCATCATATCCTATAAGGCCTTCCCCTATGGGTGTTCCTTGGCCTTGTGTCGTATGCGCACAGGAATTGCAACCATTGCCTTCCTGGCAGTTTTCCCCA CTGTTGTCTGTGCTGTCTTTGTGACACAAACCACAATGCATAGAGAAACAAAAGACGAG GACTATGTGTTCCATCTGGTGAGTGCTGTGAGTGAGTGGATCGTGGCCTTCagcttcatcttcttcttcttcacctaCATCCACGACTTTAAA AAGTTCACTCTGAAGCTGAGAACAGAGTTTGTGGACTATTCCTGA